The Geomonas ferrireducens genome includes a window with the following:
- the nrfD gene encoding NrfD/PsrC family molybdoenzyme membrane anchor subunit — MTAAKIIVNEIKGYHRFVKFLIVLVSLGALASLARFVFGLGVTTNLNDTFPWGLWISFDVVTAVPLAAGAFTLGAIVHCFHIKKLEPLVRPAIVTGFLGYSLVCVGLLLDLGQPQRCWHTMVYWNPHSPMFEVSMCIAAYTTVLFLEFLSPVCEKFGYHVPLRLLRTIEMPLVVAAASISTLHQSSLGTFFLIAVDKLHSLWYNPLLPLLFWLSAMCAGISIIIVEATMSHKYMGQPDESELLETLAKILPWGITVYLTVKVFSLVALTEGPLFNRPGLLVLFAVEVVCGVLLPLVMLMNGNVRENNRLRATAAWLVIAGVILNRFNVSMFGMEAPGTFYYPSFLESVVTIGIIAAHILFFVLIAKYFPIFEHHPETVDYSIPDHFRKNEQGHAHGAAKA; from the coding sequence ATGACCGCTGCAAAGATAATCGTTAACGAGATCAAGGGCTACCACCGCTTCGTTAAGTTCCTGATCGTCCTGGTGTCCCTCGGCGCGCTCGCCTCCCTGGCCCGTTTCGTCTTCGGCCTGGGCGTCACCACCAACCTGAACGACACCTTCCCCTGGGGTCTCTGGATCTCCTTCGACGTCGTCACCGCGGTTCCTCTTGCGGCCGGCGCCTTCACCCTCGGGGCCATCGTGCACTGCTTCCACATAAAGAAGCTCGAGCCGCTGGTGCGCCCGGCCATCGTGACCGGCTTCCTAGGCTACTCCCTGGTCTGCGTGGGGCTTCTGCTCGACCTCGGTCAGCCGCAGCGCTGCTGGCACACCATGGTGTACTGGAACCCGCACTCCCCGATGTTCGAGGTTTCCATGTGCATCGCCGCCTACACGACGGTGCTCTTCCTCGAGTTCCTGTCGCCGGTGTGCGAGAAGTTCGGCTATCACGTGCCGCTGCGCCTGCTGCGCACCATCGAGATGCCGCTCGTCGTCGCGGCGGCTTCCATCTCGACGCTGCACCAGTCGTCGCTCGGGACCTTCTTCCTGATCGCTGTCGATAAGCTGCACAGCCTCTGGTACAACCCGCTCTTGCCGCTTCTCTTCTGGCTCTCCGCCATGTGCGCCGGTATCTCCATCATCATCGTGGAGGCCACCATGAGCCACAAGTACATGGGGCAGCCGGACGAGAGCGAACTGCTCGAGACCCTGGCCAAGATCCTCCCCTGGGGCATCACCGTGTACCTGACCGTGAAGGTGTTCTCCCTGGTGGCACTCACCGAGGGGCCGCTCTTCAACCGTCCCGGCCTGCTGGTGCTCTTCGCCGTCGAGGTCGTGTGCGGCGTCCTCCTCCCGCTGGTCATGCTGATGAACGGCAACGTGCGTGAGAACAACCGTCTGCGCGCCACGGCTGCCTGGCTCGTCATCGCAGGCGTCATCCTGAACCGCTTCAACGTCTCCATGTTCGGCATGGAGGCTCCGGGAACCTTCTATTACCCCTCCTTCCTGGAGTCCGTGGTGACCATCGGCATCATCGCGGCGCACATCCTGTTCTTCGTGCTGATCGCGAAGTACTTCCCGATCTTCGAGCACCACCCGGAAACCGTGGATTATTCCATCCCGGACCACTTCCGCAAAAACGAGCAAGGCCACGCACACGGTGCCGCCAAGGCCTAA
- a CDS encoding sigma-54-dependent transcriptional regulator: MTQERILICDDEEGILIYLKKLLQTQGYLVETFGGGAQLLRRLREGDPTDADLILQDVRMPDMDGITVLQEVKKLRPSLPVIIMTAFGTIDAAVEAIKLGAYDYVTKPFPKEKILSVLKNALEKEQLLQENRALKSELGKPILQDAIIFRSAVFQETYDLTLQVAASEANILVLGESGTGKELIAGAIHYNSPRRDRRFLSINCAALTETLLESQLFGHVRGAFTGAITHQKGLLEEADGGTLFMDEIGDMSLPIQAKLLRVIQERDFIPVGATRSKSADIRFVAATNKDLEEEVRAGRFREDLYYRLNVINIPLPPLRERKDDIEPLAEHFLKKYSVKMKKEVSGVTPEALMLLCGYDWPGNIRELENVMERAVILARTPLVTPKELPIWRKTPQKAEAQVQPQLVSLENMEKAHIERTLLGTGYHKSRSAEILGISRKTLDRKIAEYGIAIPS, encoded by the coding sequence ATGACACAGGAAAGAATTCTCATCTGCGACGACGAGGAAGGTATCCTCATCTACCTGAAGAAACTTTTGCAGACCCAGGGGTACCTCGTGGAGACCTTCGGCGGTGGTGCACAGCTCCTGCGCCGGCTGCGTGAGGGGGACCCAACCGACGCCGACCTCATCCTGCAGGACGTGAGGATGCCCGACATGGACGGCATCACCGTGCTTCAGGAGGTGAAGAAACTGAGGCCGTCGCTGCCGGTCATCATCATGACCGCCTTCGGCACCATCGACGCCGCGGTCGAGGCGATCAAGCTCGGTGCCTACGACTACGTCACCAAACCCTTCCCGAAGGAAAAGATCCTGAGCGTCCTGAAAAACGCCCTCGAAAAAGAGCAGTTGTTGCAGGAGAACCGGGCGCTCAAGTCCGAGCTCGGCAAGCCGATCCTGCAGGACGCGATCATCTTCAGAAGCGCCGTGTTCCAGGAGACCTACGACCTCACCCTCCAGGTGGCCGCGAGCGAGGCGAACATCCTCGTGCTGGGGGAGTCAGGGACCGGCAAGGAGCTGATCGCCGGGGCCATCCACTACAACAGCCCCCGGCGCGACCGCCGCTTCCTCTCCATCAACTGCGCGGCGCTTACCGAGACCCTCTTGGAGAGCCAGCTCTTCGGTCACGTGCGCGGTGCCTTCACCGGCGCCATAACGCACCAGAAGGGGCTCTTGGAGGAGGCCGACGGGGGGACGCTGTTCATGGACGAGATCGGCGACATGAGCCTCCCGATCCAGGCGAAGCTTTTGCGCGTGATCCAGGAGCGCGACTTCATCCCGGTGGGGGCGACCCGGTCGAAAAGCGCCGACATCCGGTTCGTGGCCGCGACCAACAAGGACCTCGAGGAGGAGGTGCGCGCGGGCCGCTTCCGTGAGGACCTTTACTACCGCCTGAACGTGATCAACATCCCCCTCCCCCCGCTGCGCGAGAGAAAGGACGACATCGAGCCGCTCGCCGAGCACTTCTTGAAGAAGTACAGCGTGAAGATGAAGAAGGAGGTCTCCGGGGTCACCCCCGAGGCGCTCATGCTGCTTTGCGGCTACGACTGGCCCGGGAACATCCGCGAACTCGAGAACGTCATGGAGCGCGCCGTGATCCTCGCGAGGACTCCGCTGGTAACCCCGAAGGAGCTCCCCATCTGGCGCAAGACCCCGCAAAAGGCGGAGGCGCAGGTGCAGCCGCAGCTCGTCTCCCTTGAGAACATGGAGAAGGCGCACATCGAGCGGACCCTGCTCGGCACCGGCTACCACAAGAGCAGATCGGCCGAGATCCTCGGCATTTCGAGAAAGACACTGGACCGCAAGATCGCGGAATACGGCATCGCCATCCCCTCATGA
- the fdnG gene encoding formate dehydrogenase-N subunit alpha has translation MAVSRREFLQGGAAAAALILSGKKAEAGGADGTQLRTKGLKSSTTICPFCAVGCGLVVHTKNGKIVNIEGDTQHPINQGALCSKGSALFQVANNERRLQKVMYRAPGSDKFEEKSWDWALERIAQKMKETRDKTFKAKEINKKDNKEYVVNRTEGMGFLGGAGLDNEECYLWSKFSRAMGVANLEHQARIUHSATVAGLAASFGRGAMTNHWIDLKNADAILAIGCNPAENHPISMKWIEAAMDQGGKLIAVDPRFTRTASKADHYAQIRPGTDIAFLGGMINYALQNNMIHEEYVREYTNASFIVNEKYDFNEGIFCSFDDQEKTYDPKAWAYAVDGSGNPKRDHSMKDPRCVYQLLKKHYSRYTVDMVCNITGTKKEDYIAVAKAYCSTGRADKAGTILYAMGITQSTHGSQNVRATAMLQLLLGNIGIAGGGVNALRGESNVQGSTDYGLLFHLLPGYLKSPEFDNVDLKAYLEKWTPKTKDKKSANWWGNTPKYTVSLLKAWYGDNATAENGFCYDYLPKRSGNYSFVKMMEKMGKGELQGLVCMGQNPAVGGPDSLKTREALGKLDWLVTVDLWETETSIFWKRPGVNPKDIKTEVFMLPAASSVEKEGSISNSGRWTQWRYKAAEPVGDAKSDLWILNQFAKRMKKAYEKGGAFPEAITKLAWNYGEGDEPEVHLVAKEINGYFTKDMTIVDKDKTLEFKKGDQVPMFKYLQDDGSTVSGCWIYCGSYTKDGNQMARRDASDPTGLGLFPKWSWAWPVNRRIIYNRASVNQEGAPFNPKRAVIAWDALEKKWKGDVPDGPWPPMKDDKEGKYPFIMLPEGHARLYALDMKDGPFPEHYEPVESPAKNLLSKTQTNPAVKIPANMTSDTTKFPYVGTTYRMTEHWQAGAMTRSLPWLVELVPTMFVEISQTLARAKGISNGDMVKITSERGSIEAKALVTSRLKPFNVQGKEIEQVGLPWHFGYAGMATGDSGNVLTPSVGCANTSIPEFKAFLCNIEKGGKRA, from the coding sequence ATGGCAGTTTCACGACGGGAGTTTCTGCAGGGGGGGGCGGCCGCGGCAGCGCTGATCCTCTCCGGCAAAAAAGCAGAAGCGGGCGGCGCAGACGGCACGCAACTGCGCACCAAGGGGCTGAAAAGCTCGACCACCATCTGTCCTTTCTGCGCGGTAGGTTGCGGGCTTGTGGTTCATACCAAGAACGGCAAGATCGTCAACATCGAGGGGGACACACAGCATCCGATCAACCAGGGTGCCCTCTGCTCGAAGGGTAGCGCGCTGTTCCAGGTGGCCAACAACGAGCGTCGTTTGCAGAAGGTGATGTACCGTGCACCCGGCAGCGACAAGTTCGAAGAGAAGTCGTGGGACTGGGCTCTGGAGCGGATCGCGCAGAAGATGAAGGAAACGCGCGACAAGACCTTCAAGGCCAAAGAGATCAACAAAAAGGACAACAAGGAATACGTTGTCAACCGCACCGAGGGGATGGGTTTCCTGGGGGGGGCAGGCCTTGACAACGAGGAGTGCTACCTCTGGAGCAAGTTCTCCCGCGCCATGGGTGTTGCGAACCTCGAACACCAGGCCCGAATATGACACTCCGCTACAGTCGCCGGTCTGGCGGCTTCGTTTGGGCGTGGTGCAATGACCAACCACTGGATCGACCTGAAAAACGCTGACGCGATCCTCGCTATCGGCTGCAACCCGGCCGAGAATCACCCGATTTCCATGAAATGGATCGAGGCGGCTATGGATCAGGGCGGGAAGCTGATCGCCGTCGATCCCCGCTTCACCAGGACCGCCTCCAAGGCGGACCACTACGCGCAGATCCGTCCGGGCACCGACATCGCCTTCCTGGGCGGCATGATCAACTACGCGCTGCAGAACAACATGATCCACGAGGAGTACGTACGCGAGTACACCAACGCCTCCTTCATCGTGAACGAGAAGTACGACTTCAACGAGGGTATCTTCTGCTCCTTCGACGACCAGGAGAAGACCTACGATCCGAAGGCCTGGGCCTACGCGGTTGACGGCTCCGGCAACCCCAAGCGCGACCATTCCATGAAGGACCCGCGCTGCGTCTACCAGCTCCTTAAGAAGCACTATTCCCGCTACACCGTGGACATGGTCTGCAACATCACCGGGACCAAGAAGGAAGACTACATCGCAGTCGCCAAGGCCTACTGCTCCACCGGGCGCGCCGACAAGGCGGGTACCATCCTTTACGCGATGGGTATCACCCAGTCCACCCACGGCTCCCAGAACGTCCGTGCCACCGCCATGCTGCAGCTTCTTCTGGGCAACATCGGCATCGCCGGCGGCGGCGTGAACGCGCTGCGCGGTGAGAGCAACGTCCAGGGCTCGACCGACTACGGTCTGCTCTTCCACCTGCTCCCGGGCTACCTGAAGTCCCCTGAGTTCGACAACGTAGACCTCAAGGCCTACCTCGAGAAGTGGACCCCCAAGACCAAGGACAAGAAGAGCGCCAACTGGTGGGGCAACACCCCGAAGTACACCGTGAGCCTTCTGAAGGCCTGGTACGGCGACAACGCCACCGCCGAGAACGGCTTCTGCTACGACTATCTCCCGAAGAGAAGCGGCAACTACTCCTTCGTCAAGATGATGGAGAAGATGGGCAAGGGCGAACTGCAGGGCCTGGTCTGCATGGGGCAGAACCCGGCGGTGGGCGGTCCGGACTCCCTGAAGACCCGCGAGGCGCTCGGCAAGCTCGACTGGCTCGTAACCGTCGACCTCTGGGAGACCGAGACCTCCATCTTCTGGAAGCGCCCGGGCGTCAACCCGAAGGACATCAAGACCGAGGTCTTCATGCTCCCGGCAGCCTCCTCCGTCGAGAAGGAAGGTTCCATCTCCAACTCCGGCCGCTGGACCCAGTGGCGTTACAAGGCCGCCGAGCCGGTGGGCGATGCGAAGAGCGACCTCTGGATCCTGAACCAGTTCGCCAAGCGCATGAAGAAGGCGTACGAGAAAGGCGGCGCCTTCCCCGAGGCGATCACCAAACTCGCCTGGAACTACGGCGAGGGGGATGAGCCGGAAGTGCACCTGGTGGCCAAGGAGATCAACGGCTACTTCACGAAGGACATGACCATCGTCGACAAGGACAAGACCCTCGAGTTCAAAAAGGGTGACCAGGTCCCGATGTTCAAGTACCTGCAGGACGACGGCTCCACCGTCTCCGGCTGCTGGATCTACTGCGGCTCCTACACGAAGGACGGCAACCAGATGGCGCGCCGCGACGCGAGCGATCCGACCGGGCTCGGCCTGTTCCCGAAGTGGTCCTGGGCTTGGCCGGTCAACCGCCGCATCATCTACAACCGCGCCTCGGTCAACCAGGAAGGTGCCCCCTTCAACCCGAAGCGTGCCGTCATCGCCTGGGATGCCCTGGAGAAGAAGTGGAAGGGCGACGTACCCGACGGCCCCTGGCCGCCGATGAAGGACGACAAGGAAGGGAAGTACCCCTTCATCATGCTCCCGGAAGGGCATGCACGCCTCTACGCCCTGGACATGAAGGACGGTCCGTTCCCCGAGCACTACGAGCCGGTGGAAAGCCCGGCCAAGAACCTCCTCTCCAAGACGCAGACCAACCCGGCCGTCAAGATCCCGGCCAACATGACCAGCGATACGACGAAGTTCCCGTACGTCGGCACCACCTACAGGATGACCGAGCACTGGCAGGCGGGTGCTATGACCCGTTCGCTGCCGTGGCTCGTCGAACTGGTCCCGACCATGTTCGTCGAGATCTCCCAAACGCTTGCCCGCGCCAAGGGGATCTCGAACGGCGACATGGTGAAGATAACGAGCGAGCGCGGTTCCATCGAGGCGAAGGCCCTGGTCACCTCCAGGCTGAAGCCGTTCAACGTGCAGGGAAAAGAGATAGAGCAGGTGGGTCTCCCCTGGCACTTCGGTTATGCAGGCATGGCTACCGGCGACTCGGGCAACGTCCTCACGCCGTCGGTCGGTTGCGCGAACACGAGCATCCCCGAATTCAAGGCATTCCTCTGCAACATCGAGAAAGGGGGTAAGCGCGCATGA
- a CDS encoding 4Fe-4S dicluster domain-containing protein, which produces MSSENKDFGKNKAFLIDMTKCTGCRGCQVACKQWNQLGAEKTEFFTGEGYQNPPLMSEYTFTRIKFRDYEKNGQNEFAFYKEMCMHCNEPACASVCPVGAFKKTKEGPVTYDADRCIGCRFCMVACPFGVPKYEWSKALPLVRKCTGCYSRVKEGLKPACATTCVSAITYGNREDMIKEANKRIAARPEKYLKKLYGSEEAGGTSVIYLTALPFDELGFKPVTKRPLPSYTWQALRLVPGIFLTVGSSLSLLSWFNHRKERIAKEEEQRKSGATPKEES; this is translated from the coding sequence ATGAGCAGCGAAAACAAAGATTTCGGCAAGAACAAGGCATTTTTGATCGACATGACCAAGTGCACCGGCTGCCGCGGCTGCCAGGTTGCCTGCAAGCAGTGGAACCAGTTGGGCGCCGAGAAGACGGAGTTCTTCACCGGCGAGGGTTACCAGAACCCGCCGCTCATGTCGGAATACACCTTCACCCGCATCAAGTTCCGCGACTACGAGAAGAACGGGCAGAACGAGTTCGCCTTCTACAAAGAGATGTGCATGCACTGCAACGAGCCGGCCTGCGCATCGGTCTGCCCGGTAGGCGCCTTCAAGAAGACCAAGGAAGGCCCGGTCACCTATGACGCGGACCGCTGCATCGGCTGCCGCTTCTGCATGGTCGCCTGCCCGTTCGGGGTGCCCAAATACGAGTGGAGCAAGGCGCTGCCGCTGGTGAGAAAGTGCACCGGCTGCTACTCCAGGGTGAAGGAAGGGCTGAAGCCGGCCTGCGCCACCACCTGCGTCTCGGCCATCACCTACGGCAACCGCGAGGACATGATCAAGGAAGCCAACAAGAGGATAGCCGCCCGTCCGGAGAAGTACCTGAAGAAGCTCTACGGCTCCGAAGAGGCCGGCGGTACCTCCGTCATCTACCTGACCGCGCTCCCGTTCGACGAGCTCGGTTTCAAACCGGTCACCAAGCGCCCGCTCCCGTCCTACACCTGGCAGGCGCTGCGCCTCGTGCCGGGGATCTTCCTCACCGTAGGCTCTTCGCTGTCGCTGCTTTCCTGGTTCAACCACCGGAAGGAGAGGATCGCCAAGGAAGAGGAACAGAGAAAATCCGGCGCTACGCCGAAGGAGGAGAGCTAG